The Salvia miltiorrhiza cultivar Shanhuang (shh) chromosome 2, IMPLAD_Smil_shh, whole genome shotgun sequence DNA window agaatgctaagtATTTAGAGAAAGGAGAATTAATCTGGATCATCCAATCTAACAAATCTAATggtcatttatttttcaatatattctCTATTATTAAAACCGAAAAGGGTAAATTAGGCACAAGCAATTTTCGGCCAGCATGTTTTAAGGGAAACAaatcttaatttatctatttttatttggtAAGATTTGATTCTCAATATCCATTCCAATCTCTTCTACCGTAAATTCTTCTAACGTAAATTCTTCTTCTGTAAAATCTTATATTCTAAAAACTCTTCATCTCCGTATTATACCAAAAACCTGTAAGTCTGGGAAGCTTCAAGTCGGCGGCCATGGAGGATTTAggtaataattttcatttttctgtAGATATGCGTTCATTCCTGTTCGGTTTATTTCAGTTGTCTGTTCGTTTATTATGGTGTTTATTCATTTATCAGTTGTCTTCTGAATTcccctttttcattttttttccattttaaagTGGGCTGCATATTTCGCTAATCTTTTTCAGTTTAATGTTATAGTTATTAAAGCTTTAATTTCTGTAGGAATAATTGTGTTAAGTTATGTACATGATTAGTCTATCTACActattatgtccacatctcttATAGTGCGTTCATCCCTGTTTGATTTTTTAAGTTGTCTGTtcgttttgtgatgattttcaTTCATTTTGTTATTTGTCTTCTGAattccaattttttatttttttttctttttaaagtgGGCTTCATATTTCACTAATCTTTTCCTTTTtactattatattattaatctaGAATTAACAGTTCATCAAACTTTAGTTTTAATGGCTCACCATTTAGATTTTGCGTGGGTATTCTAAgtaaaacatattttttttgttgttttgaaGAATATCCGGCGtctttagaagatgaaacaattgAACTTGTATTTCCGGAATGTGATGCTAAAAGCAAACCGTTTGAGGGGCAGATATTTCCAAATCTACAATTAGCATGTCAATTCTACAAAGACTATGCAAAACTATGTGGCTTTGCAGCCAGAAAAAGTACAAGCACAAAAGTTGATGGTACAATTGTAACATACTATATGTTATGCAATAGAGAAGGCCATCCTCCTGTACCAGATGTGTTGTTGATGCCTGAAAGTGGAAGTTCAATAAAAAAGCGTAAGAAAACATCATGCAAGGTGAAGTGCATGGCAcgaattatttttcaatatttggaTTTAGGTGTATATAAGGTTCGTACGTTCAACGAGGGTCATAACCACACCATGGTTCCTACTGTATCTCGACACCTTATGCCCGTCAACCGGACTGTTACTCCCGTCCATCAGATGTGGATTACTTCTGCCATTAAAGCACGTATTGGTCCTATGAGATCTTTTCGCATGTACAGAGAGATTGTGGATAAATATGAAGACATTGGATGCACTAGTGATGATTTCAAAAATTTTGCTCATGAGCTCTATGTTTATGCACTTGATTCAGATGCTCACATGATTTTAGAAACATTCAAGAATAAAAAAGAGTTAGGCAATGGCTTCCAATATTTTTACGAGGTAGACGATGAGAACAGGCTGATTCGGTTGATTTGGACCGACGAAACATCTATCAGAAACTACAAATTATTTGGTGAAGACGTGTCCTTTGATGCAACATACAATACCAACAGGTATTTATATGTTCGTTGTCATGTGTATTTCTGttcgttttatttaattaaatgttcGTTATTAGTTTCATTGATGCAACATACAATACCAACAGGTATTTATATGTTCATTGTCGTTTGTTATTCTGTTCGTTTTATTTACTTAACTGTTCGTTTTATCAGTTTCAttggtatttttaatttttggcgtATGTTATCTTGGCCACTGTTTGTATTGTCTTTGACAACCGTCCACTGTTTTCAGTCTTACCATTTTCATATTTTGTTTCGCCAGGTATAAATTGATCTTCACACCGTTCACCGGTAGGGATAACCATGGCAAGTGTTTGTCATTTGGTGCAGCCATTATATCTCGAGAAGACGTTGATTCTTATTCTTGGGTTTTGGAGAAGTTTGTGGAATGCGTGGGAAATGCCCCACCACTATTAATAACTGATTAAGATCCAGGGCTGAAAAAGGCTGTTGCGGCTGTGTGGCCTGAAACACGTCACAGATACTGCATGTGGCATATTACAATCAAGGTGGCTGAGAAGTTGCCGTCAAGATTGAGGGATAGCACCGATTTCAAGACCAAGTTTGGGAAAATTGTGTGGACTGATTTGGTTGAGCCTTATTTTTTTGAGGAGAGTTGGAAGAATCTTATGGATGAATACGACTTGTTGGATAATAGATGGTTTTCAGATATGTTTGAGGATCGTTCACACTGGATCCCGGCATATTTTAGAGATGTGAGTATGAGTGGATTATTCATAACGACATCGTTGTCAGAGAGCGAGAATAGCTACTTCAAACGGTTTCTTAACAAGAACGGAAATATTATGATGTTGTACATGCACTATTGCAGTGCATTGGAGGCTCAACGTCATAATTATCATAAGATTACTCTTGCTGACGAGACTGGCGTTCTACCCTTGAAGACGAGCCTTAAAATAGAGAAGCATGCTTCATCTATATACACCAACAACATATTCAAGGAGGTACAAGAAGAGATATATGCTTCTCAATCCTATTGCAGCATGTATAAGATGGAGGATCAAGCCGATGAGAGCATATATACTGTGCATGACAATGTTGATGGCAAATTTGTGGTGCGACACAGACTGGATGACAGTTATTCATTTTGTAACTGCAACCTGTTCGTCAGAAAAGGTATTCTGTGCAAACACATTTTTCTTGCTTTTCGCACATTGCAAGTGGATAGAATTCCTGATAAATACATATCAATTCGCTGGAGCAAGTTTAGAATTTTGTCGGCCATGGTTCCTGGACTTGAGCTCGGTAGTGCCCCTAGCCAAAAATCTGTTATTGGTAACAATCAGTTTTTCAATGTTCTTTGCAATTGTGTTGGGTATGTCGGTGACAATCAAGAGCTACGTGAAGAACTACTTGCAGCCCTGATTGAAGTGGAAAAAAGATTTTCAAAGGAGGGCAGTATAGAGTCTAAGATCGAAGCTAAGCATAGGCTTTTCAATGATTTTTATGGTATTGCACCACCTGAAACACCATCTGTTTTACCTCCGCTCATAGCCAAAACCAAAGGCAGTGGCACTGGTGGAAGAAGAAAATCAAACCAAGAGAAGGCCATGGTTCTTGCTCAGAAGCCAATGCGTAATTGCAAGAAGTGCAATACGATGGGGCATCATGATTCAAGGAATTGCCCAACAAAAAAGACTTTGCATTGATTATTTTATCTGATTTggttgaatttttattttttcttatttttgtgaaCATTTACctatttaattttcaagaaatatgttgaactttttaatttgatatcatCTTGTTCACGTATgttcaaaaatatatttattttttcgcgTAATATTTTATGTGTTCAATTCTTTTATATAGCTCGTCCAAATATTATATGTGTTCTGTTCATTTTAGGAATTGTTTGTGTGAAATATTTTCTATgttcaaaaatatatttactTTTGCGCGTAATATTGTATGTGTTCAGAACTTTTATAAATGTCGTTCAAATATTACATGTGTTCTGTTTAATTTAGTAATTCTTAGTGTgaaatatttttctatttaagtattattttatgtgttcaGTAGTTTTATATATGTCGTTCAAATATTATATGTGTTCTGTTCTTTAAAGTCATTGTTTATATCATTAATCTGTTCCTTTAGTTAGTAAAAAATTATATGTAGACGTTTCACTTTCTGGTTTTAAATTGTTGTTGTATCCCAACAATTTAGATAGTAAAAAAAATGCAGAGAATTTAACTTATCGAATAAGACACAAATACCATAAATTAATCAAAACAATATAGATAGTAAAAAAACACACAGATCATTTAACTTATGTTCATAATTTTTCAAATCAATCTAACAGCATAAGCATTGTTGcaaactaataattaaaatatgtcCAGAAATCTAGATAATCAAACTCCCAAAAAAATGAAGCTAAGTCATCCGACCAATAATGCATTTATGTTAACAGATGGATCAAGACAAATCTCATGATATTCTTTTGCAGCAGTATCCTGAATCTCTTGTTTCTTATCGTTCTGATTCCATGATATTATGGACGAGCAATACCTCACGCGCATTCGAGATAATTGGCGTGCACCTGCGTTGTACATGTCACACTTCCAATTTGATGAAATATCCCCCCATGAAGGTTTCCAAATGTCGCATAAGATAAATAGCTGTGTCCAATGTATTTCGCTTGTCCGCCCACTTCAACTTGACAATATGTATTTTTGAATTAGCCACAGTTTTTGCCTTGATGGTCTCCTCTTTGTAGTTGAGATAATACGCCAACAGTGTACGCTGCAATGAAAACTAATAAATGATTACTGTTGAACACATGTATATACATTGCTATTAGTTGAAAATACTTACAACTTTAATACAAATGCTCTCATACATTCCCAAATCATTATCATCTGATATATCTACGAGACTATCCAGCACGAAGATTCGTTCCCTCTTTAAATCCACACACAAAGCAAAGTACTGGTTTTGTTCAACAACTGGAAAGAAGAACTGTCCAACAACAAATATATCTATAAGTAATAGGTACATTACAATGGTTATTATATAAATCGAAAGTAATTTCTTACCATATCAATTTTCCCAACTGGATTTTTGCCAAACTCGTTCAACTCAACATATAATGACATGAAGAATGAAGCTCTTTGCGATTCTTCAGTTGAATTACTTGGAGCTATACTGTCAAcctaaaacaataataaaatgtaaGTTGTAGTtaagtttttaaaaatatgaaGATACAAAACTTACATATAGGCTGGCTGTAGCGAAGAAGCGTAGTGGTGAATTATCTGAACGATATTGCTCCTTCCAGTTCAGAACTAGTGTCCACGCATCTACGATACAAATGTTCACCACATTGCCTCTTCTCATTGACAACATCTCAAAACGCCTTACGTGTATATCaaagaatgaaaataaaatttcattccTACATATAAGACAAACAAATTAATATGAATATGCAAAAGACCATggaattttatataataatataataaaatgttgaCTTACTTCTCCCCACTTTCCAAATACATGGCATAATATCCCAACTCCTTCTCAATTTTTTGTAGTGGTTTTGAAGTGGATATATCTCGTTGCATATAGGGCGAGCGGAATTTGAGAGTATGCAAGAACATGCTCTTCTTGGGCGTCTTAGTATCAGTTTTATCTGAACTAACAatcttcaaatatatatatatatatatatatatatatatatatatatatatatatatatattacaatgcACATATTACTATTATCAGAAGATTTTGATAATATTTTAACCTTATGATATATAGAATACCAATAATATACAAAACACCACATCATCATGAAGCCATCATTAGAAACAAATCAAAAAGACACATACGTTTGTGTCAATGGCTTGTAATGCTAACCGATCCACCACACAATTTGTTTTGGCACACCCGTCAACCTGTTAGAATTACATAATTAACATACAACCATATCGaattttttcatttcttcttAGGGTATGCCACCTTTACCCCAGATTTTGTTGTTGTAGCATTCATCAATTTCTTGTTGGCATCACGCCCAAAGTTTCCCTGAACCTGTAAATCCCATACGTTATTCCGGCACTCATAAAAGAACAGAATGGCTTAACAAAACGAATaactataattaaaaaatgaacaGAGCTCGATCAATTACCGTATTAGAACGCCTGACCTCTATCTTCTCCACAACAACGCCGCTAACATCCCTGCCTTGCTcctttgcattttttttattcgcGGCAATTAAATTCTGATGCATTAAGGAAACGAACAAATGTCAATTGTTGTCGTTGAAGAAAGAGTAGAAGCacatttttaatgaattttatttacgTTGCCGTCATGATATGTATTTATAGTAACCAAATACCTCATCGCTCTTTGCTGAAACACCATCGTCAGTCGCCGCACTCTTCAATTTGTTTGCGACGGCTATGTCACAAGCAATGTCTTCCTGTTCATTGACATCATCCAGCAGGGAATCTTCCATCCCTCCATGTCCAACATTTACGCTTCCATCGACAACCACATCCTTTCACACATATAATTGAAATGCATTAAACtaggtttaaaatataaatttattttaacacAAACATATTCATAATGAATTTGATAGTGAACTAATAATTTACCTTATCCGTCGTGATAGTTATGTCCATTACTCCGTCATTCTGAATCCCAGTACCCGACCCCCTTGGAATTGCTCCTTCATTTTCTTCTGTAACCTGCTATTAATAAGcatataaaatgtaaaaagttATATATTGAATTTTTATGATTGTTGCTCCAAAATTTAATGTTTGATTTCTTTAAAACCTACATCCTCAGTCACTTCAGCTGTTGCACCAACGTCGACTCTGCTACCGATGCCTTCATGGGTTTCAGCTCCAATACCACCCATAACATCAACCTTTCACAAAGTTATTATCAAAGAATATGTTATATCATTAAAGGAACAGATGATATCAGATAATAACAAGCTTTATATTCTATAACATTAAAGGAACGCACAGACTATATCTTTTATAACACTAAAGGCACAGACCATATCAAAAATTGAACAGAGCCACACAGGTAAACGAACACCACTGTTAAATAGCAAGATTTGAGAAAGTACCTACaaactatatattatatttagtaGGAATTTACAGATTCATATAAATAAACGAATACCACTGAACAGACCATTTCAAAAAGATAACAGATGCACACAAATAAACGAATGTGTCATCATAATACTTACATTGGAAGGAGCATTTTCGAATTCCTGTGTTACGTTCAGGGAGAAACTTGGAATATCAATATTCTCAGGCATGTCACGTGTTTTATTTGGCAAAGTTTCAACTGAGGCTGCATCAACAGCAGCGTGAACTTCGTCCTTATACCAAAACGGGTCAGTTTCAGGTTGCAATCCCTCAGGCAACTTGTCACGCAACTTCCCACCCAACTCAATCGTTACACCAATAATTTTTGACGCTGCAACCAAGCTATCCTTGAAATACTGTGAGTTCTTCTCCTCATCCGAAGCCTTCTGCACCATTTCACGTGCTATGCGGATCATTTCACCAATTACTATTGCATCGTTCATCAATTTAGTTGCTACGGGGCCCTCGTATTCACCACCCTGTGCATATTCAGTTGGGACGTCGGTTTTGTACTCAATTGGCAAATCAATTGGCTTGACAACAGCACCACCCCCAAAGAAATCATCATCCAGCTCTTTATCCTGCCTTTCTCTCAACATCTTCCCTGTCCACTGCATGAAAATAGGGAATCCTCTAGGCACAGATTGCCTACCGATTTGTATCCTATCCACGTAGAAAAGCTACACGAAAAATGTACAAATCACTAAAAAGGATATagttataaaaaaatgtaatcattttgtaatatatataattaattgaatatttacCACTAAGAACAAAGTCGGCCCACTAAAGACCTTTGTCTTGTCTGCCATCCACGATTTCTTATGATCTATCAAACACCTCAACAGATACTCTCCCCAATTCCAGCTTTTGATTTCTTCGATGTTAGCAAGAGCACTAAATATGTAAGGATGTACGGTGCCACTAGTGCAACTCTCCATCAGCGAGAAACACAATGCAATGACGAAATGGCGCTTAAACCACGTCCCGCCATCTGCACTGTCAACCATACGTCGTAGCACTGCTTTTATCTTGATCTTGTCTCTGTTCGCTACATTGAAGAAATTCTTCCACTCGATAAAGAGCTCATTTTCAGCCGTCCTTTCAAAGTTCTCTATCAGCTTATTTCCTTTCGGAAATCCGTAGACCCTGTACACATCATCCTCCTCTATCTCAACTTTTGTAAGTACATCAAGCTCTAATGTGCAGCTCCTATGGTTGAACCTGTCCAAGACCCAATAAGCAAGTTCTGATGGTACTCTGTTCACCTTGAACTCTAATATATGCCCGAATCCAATAGAACGGACCGCATCCTTTTGTGCTTCATTCAAAACTGTCAATTTTTTAAAGAATGTACATGTTGTGGTACGGGTCTTGAGCCTTGGGTGGTCTGTTTTCTTTTTGGCATCTGGACCATCTTCGGTGTTCTTAATCCGTCGACGACACTTCACCTCGTTTGGAATTGCAAATTCCTTTCTCTTTAGCTTCTTTACTTTTGGGCTTTCGGAACCATCTGTTCAAATAAAAGAAACACACCCAAACAATAAACCTCATATTTCAGTATTCATACTATGATATATTGAAACGCAACGAACTGTAATAAATCATTTTGCAAAATTAAAGAATGTATTAGGTACCTTCCACATTCTTCACTCCGGATGATTCGCCCACTTTCAGTCTCTTTGTGGGTGGGCCAGAGGACGATCCTTGCACtaccttttttgtttttttaacgCGTGAGGTGCCAGCTGCGAATTCGCACATTTATGAAATGAACAAAAACGAACATGAGCAgaataaaaatgaacaaaaaatgAACTGGAGGAGAATAGCAAATGAACCAAAACTTTACCATCGACAGCCTTTCCTTTACCCTTCGTACGAGCCATTGTATTCAAAATACCTACAACAGAATAACCACAAAAGTTAAAGGTGAATaacaacaaaaacaaattaaagtaTATTCATCAGTGGGGGACCATTTTTTTGCATATGTACATATCAACCAACACCTACAATTCTTTAATCAAATAGTATAAAGGCCAAAACCTTTTATATTCGAACCAAAAATTCAGTCATAAAACCCAAAACATTTTATACTCTGTCGACGACTTCTATTATTCTCAAAAGTTTTTCGATATTTAGGGATAATGAATTGTTCAAATCATAAAACCCAAAACCTCTATTATTCGACCCAAAAATTCTTTTAGATTTTAGAACAAGTTGCCGGCGATTCGAGAGAGAAGATCAGAGAAAAGTTCCGTTCAAAACCCTGTATTATATTGTTCGAAAAATCGAAACGAATTGGGGAAAAAATCAGCCTTATTTCAGATCAAAGAAATCCTACCTGGATaggcgccgccgtcgccgtctGCTCAAAGCAAACCGGGAGAAACCCTAGCTACCGTGAGAATCGTGGAAGATGAAGTGAATTTTTGGTGACTGTTCAAAACTTCTTCAAGACGGTAGATAGGAGTAAAATCCGAAACTACCTTATTTACTATAATGAGTTTTTACCCAACTACCCTTAATTCAATTAAAAACGAATTAAGAACATATTAATtgctaaattaaaattttcggcAGATTATATATCAACCGCATGATCTATTAAAATCCAGGGATGAGatttattctctattctctatacatagggtcattctttgtttaacttgaccatatatatatatatatatatatatatatttcttcacTTAAGAAACATGGTTATTTCTTAAAGTTTCCATACTATTAGTTTGTCTACAgaactttttatttttcctagctatatatatatttatattttcggTCAGTTatgttatatgtatatataattttttcacaCAATTACCTAGATTTGTTATTAGGATTTTGTTTAGTTTAAGTTATATTAGGATTAATATTGaagcaatttatttatttaattaggtgCGGTGTAACTATGATCCTCGTTCCGGATTTTGATTGAATTATaagcttcgactttaaggtgagggattttacgcttattcatatggttatatatgtttttattatcgcgtttgattacttgtttacgtgcatcttatgactatgttgttatgtgcgatcatgggacctatgccattgatctatgttgttatgtgcgatcatgagacctaagccattgatctatgatgttatgttcGATCAtgagacctaagccattgatctatgatgttatgtgcgatcatgggacctaagccattgatctatgtatgtgtttggtcatgggacttaagccatcgactcaaactatgattatgtttgtcaaggggctccggtctcttggcgtatgtttgcaagtatgataactTGATTTGATTACGTATGTGACGTATATGAATATTTTCGTTATttttcctcactgagtatattttcaatatgctcaccccttatcttttcagttttgcagttctggggtcgaggtggccatggaagtcgagaatgactagagataaAGATTATGCATAGAAAAATtttagttgaacttgttaagtttagtttattgttttattttttttattattttaaattttgatagtcaatgaattttatttttaactattagttcttcaagtttttggtttgaaaagtttatgaaaaatcGGGGcgttacatagtggtatcagagccaggttTACGTTTTTGTAGACtcgtctttaaaaaaaatggcttTCAAAAACTTAAGTAAGTCTAGTCATTTGAAACTCATGCGCTGCATCGACTCCAATGTATGTGTTCTAATTGTTCAAGTATATGGCTGTTATGATGTTTtacatgatatttttttttatgatgctCTTATGTTCTAGTACTACTACGTTTAGATCTATTAGAAATAATTGGAATTGTGAAATTATTCAGATGATAGGAATGAAACATGAttagaaatttcgaggacgaaattatttttaagtgggATAAGTTGTAACatcccaaatatttagatttatatataagttgaattattaatattttcttttatagtttatttatttttagataattacatgatacatatagatatgcaccattaatttaatctagattattattattattattattattattattattattattattattattattattattattattattatcatcatcatcattattattatcatcatcatcatcatcatcatcatcatcatcatcatcatcatcatcatcatcattattattattattattaatgattcctattagaattagaactcttttatcatctttattttttttatcgtattaggagatatacatagaatataatttttatacttaCCAAACTCTTTTAAagacttgtataaatagaggaaAAATTAGCACGGTAAAAACACACGTTTACACGCAAATTTGTTCCGCCGTTTTCTTCTCTCGACTTATTTCTATCGGTACACATATTTTTTtactcttatttattttttttacgcAAAGATTTCCTGAATTGCTGTAGTCTGTTCTAACCAGTAAGCTTTTGAAAATAGTTTAGTGactgaaaatatttattagttTGTCCTCTTTTCCACTCTGTAAAAATCGATGTTGCTTACGTTTTGTATTGCTACATCAAAATactatttcaaatatttttttaggttTCAATTGATTGATTTTGTCTTGTAGTCTATGTtttagtaaaataattatttcgCATATACAGAGTTGGAATTCCTATAGCTTTTGATGTTTTTCTATAAAGATTTTCATATAAAAAgtcaaatcaaatttaatttgttattaATGCGTTTTCTTTTTGTAGCTTTATtacttaattataaatttttttttggttaagaATGATGTTTATTAGTGGAGCCTATCTTTGTGGTCAAATGGTAGTCTGCTAACTTATACGTTTGATTAAGGTATCAAATTTTTAAATGAGTTTAGATTAGATGGTTTAATTCCAtaactattatatatatatatagggagaggttcaagaaagaatcataaataaaagaagaccggaaaaccattttcagccattcgatcatcaagatctacggtggatgcatcatcttgttggatgaatgcagatcctgggttcgaatcctgaagggagcatttttttttaatttttttagtgcattaattttaacagcgaatgcattgatttttacagtggatgcattagatttgatggttctcccgttctcacaaataatgtagttctctctagaaccacaccctatatatatatatatatatatatatatatatatatatatatatatatatatatataggaatgagatcatatagatcccaatgcttataatagatccctagatccaaatcttgaccacacatttatgacatgtggcgcatcaagatggtgacacgtggcaaggattccaaggcaaaatctggaggggtaaaattggaatgtaattttcggatttaataattaaaaaaatatatactccctccgtccacgaaatgagtactcatatttccttttttgtccgtccacgaaatgagtactcatttccctttttggcaagtgtaccccacacaacaTTTTAATCAATACACTCAAAAAGGTGGGACCCAtattctattcacactacactcaatacatttcttaaaacccgtgccatccacaaatgggtactcatttcgtggacggagggagtatatttttttagattttctcaaaatagatatattttagatgcatatagtttcacacaaagatgcataaagttttcacatgaaatgcataactttgaacaaaaaaatgcatttaatttttccagttttggtattttcaccaccccaccccataccaccccccaatccagcccacaccaccccccaaccctccccattaccaccccccaaaaatatgcatgtttcacatgcatataaaatcaaacaaaaatgcataaagttttcacataaaaatgcattaaattatacaaaaaatgcatttcattttaataaatctggtagtttcgccaccccacccctgcccc harbors:
- the LOC131008281 gene encoding protein FAR1-RELATED SEQUENCE 5-like; the protein is MEDLEYPASLEDETIELVFPECDAKSKPFEGQIFPNLQLACQFYKDYAKLCGFAARKSTSTKVDGTIVTYYMLCNREGHPPVPDVLLMPESGSSIKKRKKTSCKVKCMARIIFQYLDLGVYKVRTFNEGHNHTMVPTVSRHLMPVNRTVTPVHQMWITSAIKARIGPMRSFRMYREIVDKYEDIGCTSDDFKNFAHELYVYALDSDAHMILETFKNKKELGNGFQYFYEVDDENRLIRLIWTDETSIRNYKLFGEDVSFDATYNTNRYKLIFTPFTGRDNHGKCLSFGAAIISREDVDSYSWVLEKFVECVGNAPPLLITD
- the LOC131008282 gene encoding protein FAR1-RELATED SEQUENCE 5-like — translated: MWHITIKVAEKLPSRLRDSTDFKTKFGKIVWTDLVEPYFFEESWKNLMDEYDLLDNRWFSDMFEDRSHWIPAYFRDVSMSGLFITTSLSESENSYFKRFLNKNGNIMMLYMHYCSALEAQRHNYHKITLADETGVLPLKTSLKIEKHASSIYTNNIFKEVQEEIYASQSYCSMYKMEDQADESIYTVHDNVDGKFVVRHRLDDSYSFCNCNLFVRKGILCKHIFLAFRTLQVDRIPDKYISIRWSKFRILSAMVPGLELGSAPSQKSVIGNNQFFNVLCNCVGYVGDNQELREELLAALIEVEKRFSKEGSIESKIEAKHRLFNDFYGIAPPETPSVLPPLIAKTKGSGTGGRRKSNQEKAMVLAQKPMRNCKKCNTMGHHDSRNCPTKKTLH
- the LOC131008283 gene encoding uncharacterized protein LOC131008283, whose protein sequence is MARTKGKGKAVDAGTSRVKKTKKVVQGSSSGPPTKRLKVGESSGVKNVEDGSESPKVKKLKRKEFAIPNEVKCRRRIKNTEDGPDAKKKTDHPRLKTRTTTCTFFKKLTVLNEAQKDAVRSIGFGHILEFKVNRVPSELAYWVLDRFNHRSCTLELDVLTKVEIEEDDVYRVYGFPKGNKLIENFERTAENELFIEWKNFFNVANRDKIKIKAVLRRMVDSADGGTWFKRHFVIALCFSLMESCTSGTVHPYIFSALANIEEIKSWNWGEYLLRCLIDHKKSWMADKTKVFSGPTLFLVLFYVDRIQIGRQSVPRGFPIFMQWTGKMLRERQDKELDDDFFGGGAVVKPIDLPIEYKTDVPTEYAQGGEYEGPVATKLMNDAIVIGEMIRIAREMVQKASDEEKNSQYFKDSLVAASKIIGVTIELGGKLRDKLPEGLQPETDPFWYKDEVHAAVDAASVETLPNKTRDMPENIDIPSFSLNVTQEFENAPSNVDVMGGIGAETHEGIGSRVDVGATAEVTEDVTEENEGAIPRGSGTGIQNDGVMDITITTDKDVVVDGSVNVGHGGMEDSLLDDVNEQEDIACDIAVANKLKSAATDDGVSAKSDENLIAANKKNAKEQGRDVSGVVVEKIEVRRSNTVQGNFGRDANKKLMNATTTKSGVDGCAKTNCVVDRLALQAIDTNIVSSDKTDTKTPKKSMFLHTLKFRSPYMQRDISTSKPLQKIEKELGYYAMYLESGEKNEILFSFFDIHVRRFEMLSMRRGNVVNICIVDAWTLVLNWKEQYRSDNSPLRFFATASLYVDSIAPSNSTEESQRASFFMSLYVELNEFGKNPVGKIDMFFFPVVEQNQYFALCVDLKRERIFVLDSLVDISDDNDLGMYESICIKVRTLLAYYLNYKEETIKAKTVANSKIHIVKLKWADKRNTLDTAIYLMRHLETFMGGYFIKLEV